The following is a genomic window from Bacteroidota bacterium.
GCGTTTTACTGCAAAAAGCCGTGAAGATTTTCCGGCAGTAGGCGATTGGGTTGCACTAACAACCTATGATGCTGATTTTGCAATAATCCATAAAATACTACCCAGATACTCCATCATCAAAAGGCAAGCTGTTGCTCATTTCGGAAAGGTTCAGATCATCGCTGCAAACATTGATTATGCCTTAATAATACAAGCCGTAGATAGGGATTTTAGCATCAATAGACTTGAAAGATACCTAACTATTTGTAATTCATCAAAGGTTAGCCCCATTATTGTCCTCAGTAAAATTGATTTAATAAGTGAGCATCAAACTTCTGAAATATTGGAGATTATAAAAACAAGGATTAAAAACATTCCGATTATTGCCATAAGTAACGAGTCGCTAGATGGATACGATGAATTAAAAACAATGATCGAAAAAGAAAAAACTTATTGTATGCTTGGTTCCTCAGGCGTTGGAAAATCGACCCTGTTAAATAATCTTTCAGGTACGACCATTATGCGAACTGATTCCATAAGCCGGAGCACAAATAAAGGAAGACATGTTACAAGTCACAGAGAACTGATTATGCTGGAAAATGGCGGTATATTAATCGACAACCCGGGGATGAGAGAAGTTGGTATTGCCGATTCAGCCGATGGGTTAGAAATTACATTCGACACGATCATCGGTCTTTCTAAAAATTGTAAATTCAAAGATTGTACGCACACCAATGAGATCGGTTGTTCTGTTCTTGAAGCACTTGAAAAAAGAGAAATAGATGAAGCTTCCTATGATAATTACCTGAAAATGGAAAAAGAGAAAGCACATTTTGAATCAAGCGTTGCAGAACGAAGAAAGAAAGATAAAGAATTTGGGAAATTTTTGAAGAATTACAAAAAGGATATAAAAAAAAAGTACTGAACATCTAAATGGGTATCGTAAATAAAAAACTACAGTGATGATAATAGACGGACATTCGCATGCTTGCGGAAGATTTTTAACCGCTGATAGTATTATCAAAACGCTTGACTCCAATGGGGTGGATAAAGTGATACTAACATCCGGAGAATTAAACAGCAAAGCTGAATATTCACTTCCCAACATTGCAGATCTTTTCCCACATCGTAATGTTGTTAAGTTAACCAATTACCTGACCAAATTTGTGATGAAACTAAGCGGGAAAGTCAAGGATATCCCAATGGGGAATAAACATGTATATGATTTGACTCAAAAATCAAATGGCCGGGTAATTCAATTTATTTGGATCACCACCCAGATAAATAATCCTTCTGATTATCTTGACAAAAAAAGAATAGAATGGGATTTTAAAGGGGTGAAACTGCATCAATGCTGGGAGAAATCTTCAGTTGATTCTGATTTTTTCAGAGAGGTTGCCCAGTGGGCAGAAAAAAATAGCCTGCCCCTATTTATTCATTTATCTAATGATTCGGAGGTAGCTAAAATAATAGGATACAAAAAAAATCATCCGGAACTGAAATTAATCGTTGCGCATTTATTTGGGCTAGCTGTATTTATCAACAAAAATTTCAAAGATAAGAATCTGTACTTCGACACCTCCCCATTTCAGTTAATATCTAAAAAACGCCTCATCGATGCCATTCATTTTGCCGGAGCCGACAATATTATATTTGGCACAGATACTCCGTATGGGGAAAAGATAGTATCAGGCAAAGCATAAATAGGATTAAAAGTCTCGAAATTTCGAAGCATGATAAAGATTTGATACTTGGGGGAAACCTGCAAAAATTATTAAAAATTCACTTCTAAAAAGGTTATAAATAGGAAAGTTATCAAAAAATAAAAATAACATAAGTGCAGCAGGAATTTAGACTTCCTTATCCATCATCTTAAGTTTTCCGAAGCTCCAGAAAACCAGAGAAAGAACCACTCCGATAATCGCGGCAAAGGCCATTCCTTTTAGCTGAACACTTCCTATATTAATGCTTGCACCGCTAACGCCTACCACAAAAGTAACCGCTCCCAAAACCATATTGCTGTTTTTGCTGAAATCAACCTTCTGCTCAACAAAAATACGAAAACCCTGCACTGCTATGACCCCATACAACAACATGGTAATGCCACCCATCACCGCATTGGGAATCGCTGAAATTGCTGCCGATACTTTCCCGATCAACGAAAAAGCAATGGCCAGCAACGCTGCTCCACCAATAATCCAAACCGAATACACGCGGGTAATTGCCATCACGCCGATATTCTCGCCATAAGTGGTATTGGGAGGTGATCCGGCAAATCCGGATAAAACATTGCTAATACCGTCACCCAGCAAAGAGCGATGAAGACCGGGATTTTTCATTAAATCGCTTTCGGTAATTTTACCGGTTACAATCAGATGACTGATATGTTCGGCAAGCACCACAATACATGCCGGGGCGATAATAATGATCGCGTTAAGGTCAAAAACCGGTGCCTGAAAATCGGGCAATGCTAACCAGCCGGCATTTGCTATCATAACTGTATCGACCATTCCCAGGGTCCAGGCCAGCAAATAACCGACCACCACCGCAAAAAGGATAGGGATTACCTGCATAAAACCTTTAAACAAAACCGAACCGATGATCCCTACAATTAAGGTAAACATGGAGACGATAACCACCTGTGTATCCATGACGAACGGTTGAACCGTCTGTCCTACCGCATTTGGCCATGGGGCCAACCCTGACATTTGCGCAGCTACAAGGGCGAGTTCGAGTCCGATAATGGCAACCACTGCACCCATCACAGCAGGGGGCATAACGATGTCAATCCACCTGATTCCATAATATTTAACTACAAAAGAAATAGCAATAAAAAATAAACCAAAAAAGATAAACCCTGACTGAGCATGTGCAAAACCTCCATATGCACTGATTACAAGCATGGCAGGTGCAATAAATGCAAAACTGGAGCCCAGATAAGCAGGAATACCTCCTTTGGTTACCCAGATATAAATCAGGGTTCCAATTCCGTTCATGAATAATGCAATGGCCGGATCGACCCCCAATAAAATAGGAACCAAAATTGTGGCCCCAAACATTGCCGTCAGATGCTGGAAACTTAGCGGCAAGCTCTCTAAAAGTGGCAATTTTTCATGAATGCCAATAATCCGTCTGGCCATATGAAGTCCTCCTATTATTTAATTGATGCTTTAATAATCGGCTATTTTTGGTTAATGAATTTATAACACATGAATATAATAAATGTTTTCAAGATTGAAATCCTTAAGAATGAATAAGTTTTGATCAGTTTTCAACATTTTAATAAAATAATTATACCGAGTATCAACACAAATGTGCTTGGCTTGCAACAAATTAATTTTCGATAAAAAACATCGGATAACTGTTACATTTTGAAAAATTTGAAGTATTTGTATTTAAAAGTTAGTTTCTAAAATTGAAATTATGCTCCTTAATTATTTAAAAGATTCACTCCGATTAATTAAAAAACACAGTGGATTTGCCGCACTCAATCTTTTGGGTCTCAGCATCGGGTTGGTAAGCTGTTTGCTGATTATTTTATATGTTAACTTCGAACTTAAATTCGATAAATTTCATGAAAAAGGAAGTGACATTTACCGGGTAGTCATGCAACAGCCGGGTAACCAGGTGATGGGCAGCACCTCCGATTGGTGGATTGTTTCTCCCGCCATTTTAAAACCTACCTGGGAAACTGAATTCCCTGAAATTGATCATATTACACGAACTATTAACCAATCCTGTATTTTTAAACTCAGCGATCAGTTTGTGGAAGAAAGGATACTGATTGTTGATCCCGAATTCTTTGATATTTTTTCTTTCCCTTTAAAATCAGGTATTAAAACTGAAGTTCTTAAAGAGCTTTATTCCATGGTCATTTCTCAAAAGATGGCAGAAAAGTACTTCGGCAAAGAGGACCCTATCGGAAAAATCATGGTTAAGAATGATGGCAAACAATTTTTCATTACGGGTGTACTGGAAAAAATACCGAATAATTCGCATCTCCAATTTGATTTCCTTGCCTCTTTTAATACTTTAGAATCGATGAGTGGGAAAAGCTTATTGAACAGCAACTGGCTCAATAACAGCTATACCACCTATCTTACATTACAAAAAAATACCAATCTTGAGCAATTTGATACCAAACTTCGAAAGTATGACGTTGCCGGATTTAACGGTAAAGAATGGTCATTTCACCTTCAGCCACTTTTTGATATTCATTTTAATCGCCAAATTAGGGGTACCGGTGACATGGGAACAATCTATATTTTCATATCGATCGGTGTTTTCATCATGTTTATAGCATGCTTCAATTATATGAACCTTTATATTGCCCATTACCGGACCCATACTAAATACATTTCCATCAAAAAAGTTGTAGGAGCTTCACGAATGCAACTGGTTCAGCAGTTTTTGAGCGAATCTTTATTGATGGTTTTGTTTTCTTATGTGATTTCAAGTTTTACCGTGTGGTTGATTTTGCCCTATTTTAATGACTTTTTAGGACAAGAACTTGAGTTCAGTTCAATCTGGAATTATCAGATTTTGCTGATCAGTCTGGGAGTGATTATACTGATGGCAATTATATCAGGAATCTATCCTGCAATCCTCTTATCGAAAATACAGCTTGCAAAAGCCATTAAAGGGGGTATTGAGAAATTTTCGAAAGGAGGTCTGCTCATAAAGAAAGCAGTGGTAGTTATACAGTTCTCTGTTTCAATATTATTGATTGTATTTACCTTCAGCGTTTTCAAACAATTAGAATATACCGGAAATAAAAGTCTTGGCTATCAAAAAGAACATATAATTTATATGTATGCTGGCCCTATTAGGAATAAAATAAACACATTTAAACATGAATTGTTGAAGGATGCAAACATCGCGAAAGTATCCGCATCATCAGGGATTCCTTCACAATTAGGGTGGTCAAATATCCCGGTATGGGAAGGTCAGGCTGAAGGTGAAAATCCCTTTTTCTATAGATTAGAAGTTGATTACGATTTTTTAGAATTGTATGAGATTGAATTGCAGGATGGCAGGAATTTTTCAAAAGACATTCTCACCGACAATGGCAACGCCTACATTCTTAATCGCGCAGCTGTTGAAAGAGTCGGATTTAAAGAGCCTTTAGGTTCAAAGTTTGGTTTTAATAAAAAACTGGGCACTGTTATCGGAGTTACTAAGGATTTCCATTTTGAATCTCTTCATAAACCCATTACACCCTTAGGAATTGGAGTTGCTGAAAACGGTAACTTTAACTATCTTTCTATTAAGTTAAACAACGAGGACTTTAAAAACACCCTTATTCATATTGAAAAGGTATGGAAGGAAATTGCGCCAAATAATCCCCTGAAATATTACTTTTTTGATGAGCGATTGGAACAACTTTATGCCAAAGATCAGCAACTTTCAAAGAGCCTGAAATATTTTTCAATCATGGCACTTTTTATTTCTTGCCTTGGGATTTATGGACTGATGTCATTTTCATTAAAAGAAAGGACGAAAGAGATCGGGATTAGAAATGTATTGGGTGCCTCGTTTATGAACCAGGTAAATCTTTTGACAAGGGAAATCCTTATTATCTTGCTATTTGCTACGATTGTCGGAGGTACTATCGGGTGGGTTTTTTCAAGTAATTGGCTCAATAATTTCGCCTATCGATCCGAGATGGGATTTGATATCATTATTTATTCAGCGTTGATTACCCTAATCATGACTCTGGTACCTATTAGCTTTAAATTGTTGAAGTCGATAACCGCTAATCCTGTTCAATCCTTAAGAACTGAATAGTAGACCTTATTAATTTTATGGTTATTCTGTTGAGTTTAAAATTGTTCAATGTGAAAAGTTAAATTATAGCTCCTTTCAGTGTATTTTGGACAAACACACCAATATTTATAATAATATAAGAGTCTATTAAAAGTGGTCAATAATGATCAAGAGAACATTTATTTCCGTCCATCACTAATACATTAAAACTCTTAGAAAATACCGGATAACTTATTAATCCAGATCAAAAAAAACTATTTGACACTAAATTTTTTAACTACTGGTTCTTTATCAAATCCAAGAATGGTCATAATAACTTCATAATCACCTATTGGCCAATCATTATCAGGTTTTGGTAAACTTGACTGAAAACTTAATGTTCCGGTAATCGAACCCGAATTTAAAACAACAGCATCAATTTTTACTTTTTGTTCATCGTAATAGTACCATGCGAATTCGACATCGGTATTATCGGGCGCATTTTTCAAACTGCAGCTAATAAAAATTTCGGGGGTAGTAGTGTTAAATATCGGATTATCAGCCTCACATTGATTATCAACAATACTTGTACACATTTTAACGTCATCAATATTTGCTGTTGTAAAACTGCATGATGCAATTAACATTAGCAAAAATGAAATAAACAAACTTGCAGAAACTTTTTTCATGTTAGAAAATTTAATGATCAATGATTTATTTATAATGAAATGTTAAATAAGATTCGTAATCAGATTAAAATGTCCTGTGCAAATTCTTTGTGCCATCATTCGAATCCCTGCTAATATTGAGTATTTTAATCACGTTTTCGAAAATCAATCATGAGATACCAACCTGAAATTAAAAAAAATGCAAATAAATGTACAATATTTTAAGATGAATAAAAATCTCTTCTTGGGAAATAACACAATTTAAACAGAATACAAATAGAAGATCAAATGGATGAAAACTTGCTAAATTTCGCTCATCAGTATCTTAAGAATCATTAGTAGAACAGATATTCAATCTTGAACTTAAGAGTCAATAATCTATAAGCAAATAATTCAATTGCCAAAGCGAAATTCATTTTAATACCTCAATTAAACTATACATTTTTCCTTACCTTTAACCATCAAAATCTATAGATATTATGAGAAAAGCAATTTTATTAATCCTGGGCATTATATTATTCGATGGAATTATAGCACAAGAACACGAACAAAAATATTTCCCCGAAACTGATCCCCTTGTTTTGGAAAAGCTGGAACAATGGCAGGATTTTAAATTCGGGCTCTTGATGCATTGGGGTGCTTATTCTCAGTGGGGAATCGTTGAATCATGGTCGATTTGCCCCGAAGATTACGATTGGTGCCAACGAAAAAAAGAAGGAACTCCTGACACTTATTTTGAATATGTTAAAGCTTACGAAAACCTAAAAACCACTTTCAACCCAACGAAATTCGATCCTGAAAAATGGGCAAAAGCGGCAAAAAATGCGGGTATGAAATATCTGGTATTTACCACCAAACACCATGATGGATTTTGCATGTTCGATTCAAAATATACAGATTATAAAATCACAGACAAAGAAACTCCTTTCAGCAGCAATCCAAGATCAAATGTTACCAAAGAAATTTTTGAAGCCTTTAGGAATGAAGGCTTGTGGGCAGGGGCTTACTTTTCAAAGCCCGACTGGCATAACGATGATTATTGGTGGCCCTACTTTCCGCCCAAAGACCGGAATGTAAATTACAATCCCGAAGTTTATCCCGAAAAATGGCAAAAGTTTGTAAATTTTACCCACAATCAAATCATAGAAATTTTAACGGATTACGGCAAAGTTGATATTTTATGGCTTGATGGAGGCTGGGTTGCCAAAGAACCGAAAGAAGAAATCGAGCGATTTTATAAGGAAAAATTGGCTAATATCGGCAATGGCTTTATGAATGGCACCATTGTAAATCAGGATATTAAAATGGATGAGCTGGTAGTTAAAGCACGACAAAAACAACCCGGACTTATCGTGGTTGACCGTGCTGTGGAAGGGAAAAACCAAAACTACCTGACACCTGAAAACAGAGTACCGGAAAAAGAATTGCCTTATCCATGGGAATCATGCATTATTGCCGGTGGCGGTTGGTCGTATACCCCAAATGCAACTTATATGAGCGGGCATGATGCCATTCAAATGTTGGTCGATATTGTTTGTAAAGGAGGGAACCTGTTGTTTAACATCGCACCAAGCCCTGAAGGAACCTGGGACGAAGACGCTTATAAATTACTAGCAGAAATGGGTGATTGGATCAAAATTAATGGAGAAGCCATTTATGGTACCAGGGCCATTGCTCCTTTCAAAGAATCGAACATTTGTTTTACGAACAAGAAAAATTCGAATACGGTTTATGCCATTTATTTAGCTGAGAAGAGCGAAAATAAAATACCTCAGTTTATTAACATTAATTCTTTTGTTCCTGATGAGAACAGTACCGTGACATTATTGGGTAGCCGTCAAAAATTAAAATGGAAAAAAAATGGCAACGGAATTAAAATTGAGATTCCCAGGAAATTACAAAATCAACCTCCAAGTAATTACGCCTGGAGTTTTAAGATTGAAAACGTAGGAAAAACGGAGAAATCAAACATCACTTTATAAGGTGCTTCAAGTTGTTAAAATAATCTATCAACCAGAAGTCTTATTGAGGACTCAGAATGAAGTATGGCTCAATTGAGATCCATGAGTTTTTAGCTTAATCTAAAAAGTTTGGGTCTGAGGCGCTTACTTATAATATAAATAGTGAAAATAGCATGACGTTTCATAAGGATTAGTAAGACACTTCGATATTCAATTTTTAGCTACTTGGATTAGCTTCCTTGGAAAGATCTAATCCTAGAGTTCGAATGGTTTCTGGTCTTGAAATTGGATGTAACTCTTCAATTTCTAAATAAACATATTTATTATATTTTTTTGGGTATGGGTAATCTGGCGATTTAAGCCAATAAATAAGATATATGCCGTAACTAGTGCCAATTCGTTGCATATAATTTGGCAGCTGTTTTGTGAAACCATTTATTAAATCATCTGATTCTGCCTTTTTAGCTTCAATTGCTATTCTTCCTATTTTATCACCAACTGGAGCAACTATATAAAAATCCATACTTCCCAAGCCTGCTATGGACTCACAAGTAACATCAAAATTTTTCATCACCCCATATACACTAAGAAAAGAAGCAACAAATCTTGAAATATCAGGTTCGTCAACAGGTTTCACCTGATTGCTACTCGATTTTTTCCATAATAATCTTTCCGTACCATGACGTCGAATATCCAGATTACAACAATGAATTGAATCAATCACTGTACCAAAGAAAATATCCATATTCTCATACCGAGAGTTGTTGAGTAGATTTTCCGTGCGGAGAATATTTACTATTTCGGAAGGTAGAATAGTGATTGGAGTTCTAACTGCTCTCATATGGGTGTTCATGTTATTAAGTGCATCAGGAGACACAATACCACAACCAATTGAATCTATATCCCACTGAAGCGCTACCTGACATGAGCCATCACCCAAATATTCTTCACTATGTTGATAATGCCCATTACGCATAATAAAAATCATACCATCACGAATTTTTGCTTCAAAAACAAACTTATGATAGGTAAACGAAAAAAGCTTCAAATTTGATTTTAAAAATCCATTGTGTGCTTTAAAATCAATTGTTCCTGCAGGTTGACAAAAGTCCGAAAATGATATTTGAGATTTGAGCATTGATGAGAGCTCTAATCTTACTGGACCTAACTCTCTTATTTCATACGTCATAATTGCTTGAGATATTACAAATCATTTCATTGGCAATATTTAAACTACATCAAATATACATTATAATATTTATTAGAAAAAATCCTCAAATGCTAGAATTTTATGTAATACAAGTTAGTTCGTTAAAATTCTAATTCAATAGTAGATTTATTGCAATATATTTACTATAAATTTGAGTACTAAAAATAATCAGCATGTTTCAGAAATTATTCATTTGTTTGTTATTCTGCCCTACCCTATTGCAAGCTCAGGATTCAATAGCCCCGGTTTCCAATTTGCAATCCAATAAAATGGAATGGTTTAAAGATGCCAGGTTGGGTATATTTATTCATTGGGGGATTTATGCAGTAAATGGGATAAGCGAGTCCTGGTCGTTTTACAACGGATATATTTCCTACGAAGATTATATGAAGCAAACCTGCGGTTTCACGGCAAAAAATTATGATCCGGAATACTGGGCAAAGCTGATCAAAGATAGTGGGGCGAAATATTCGGTCATCACCACCAAACACCATGATGGCTTTGCCCTCTGGAATTCAAAATTCGGGGAGTTGAATGCTGTAAAAAATTCCGCCGCCCGAAAAGATGTTTTATCTCCGTTTATCAAAGCTTTAAAAAAGGAAAACTTAAAAGTTGGCCTGTATTATTCGCTGCCCGATTGGTCGCATGCTGATTACGACATTCATACTAAAAAGGAAAACAGGTATAAAATTGCGGATGATCCAAAACGTTGGGAACGTTTTCTGAATTTTTATCAAAGCCAATTAAAAGAGTTAAAAAGTGCTTACAATCCTGATCTATGGTGGTTCGATGGCGACTGGGAACACAATGCCGAAGAATGGGGAATAAACAAAACCCGCTCCATCCTATTCGAGGGTTCACGGGATGTTATTTTAAATTCCCGCCTATGTGGAAACGGTGATTATGAAACTCCTGAAAATGGCCCCCCGGTACTTCGGCCAAAAGCAAAATATTGGGAACTATGCCTTACCATGAACGATAACTGGGGCCATTACCCAAATGACAAAAACTACAAATCTTCACAGCAAATCATCGATATTTTTGTGGATTGTATCAGCAAAGGAGGAAATCTTTTATTAAACATTGGTCCAAGAGCAGATGGAAGTATTCCTGCGGAAC
Proteins encoded in this region:
- a CDS encoding alpha-L-fucosidase, encoding MRKAILLILGIILFDGIIAQEHEQKYFPETDPLVLEKLEQWQDFKFGLLMHWGAYSQWGIVESWSICPEDYDWCQRKKEGTPDTYFEYVKAYENLKTTFNPTKFDPEKWAKAAKNAGMKYLVFTTKHHDGFCMFDSKYTDYKITDKETPFSSNPRSNVTKEIFEAFRNEGLWAGAYFSKPDWHNDDYWWPYFPPKDRNVNYNPEVYPEKWQKFVNFTHNQIIEILTDYGKVDILWLDGGWVAKEPKEEIERFYKEKLANIGNGFMNGTIVNQDIKMDELVVKARQKQPGLIVVDRAVEGKNQNYLTPENRVPEKELPYPWESCIIAGGGWSYTPNATYMSGHDAIQMLVDIVCKGGNLLFNIAPSPEGTWDEDAYKLLAEMGDWIKINGEAIYGTRAIAPFKESNICFTNKKNSNTVYAIYLAEKSENKIPQFININSFVPDENSTVTLLGSRQKLKWKKNGNGIKIEIPRKLQNQPPSNYAWSFKIENVGKTEKSNITL
- the rsgA gene encoding ribosome small subunit-dependent GTPase A gives rise to the protein MKLEDLGYNNIFEKSRIDNNLKGFDVGRVVEEHKERYKVRTTTGEFEAEIIGNMRFTAKSREDFPAVGDWVALTTYDADFAIIHKILPRYSIIKRQAVAHFGKVQIIAANIDYALIIQAVDRDFSINRLERYLTICNSSKVSPIIVLSKIDLISEHQTSEILEIIKTRIKNIPIIAISNESLDGYDELKTMIEKEKTYCMLGSSGVGKSTLLNNLSGTTIMRTDSISRSTNKGRHVTSHRELIMLENGGILIDNPGMREVGIADSADGLEITFDTIIGLSKNCKFKDCTHTNEIGCSVLEALEKREIDEASYDNYLKMEKEKAHFESSVAERRKKDKEFGKFLKNYKKDIKKKY
- a CDS encoding ABC transporter permease; protein product: MLLNYLKDSLRLIKKHSGFAALNLLGLSIGLVSCLLIILYVNFELKFDKFHEKGSDIYRVVMQQPGNQVMGSTSDWWIVSPAILKPTWETEFPEIDHITRTINQSCIFKLSDQFVEERILIVDPEFFDIFSFPLKSGIKTEVLKELYSMVISQKMAEKYFGKEDPIGKIMVKNDGKQFFITGVLEKIPNNSHLQFDFLASFNTLESMSGKSLLNSNWLNNSYTTYLTLQKNTNLEQFDTKLRKYDVAGFNGKEWSFHLQPLFDIHFNRQIRGTGDMGTIYIFISIGVFIMFIACFNYMNLYIAHYRTHTKYISIKKVVGASRMQLVQQFLSESLLMVLFSYVISSFTVWLILPYFNDFLGQELEFSSIWNYQILLISLGVIILMAIISGIYPAILLSKIQLAKAIKGGIEKFSKGGLLIKKAVVVIQFSVSILLIVFTFSVFKQLEYTGNKSLGYQKEHIIYMYAGPIRNKINTFKHELLKDANIAKVSASSGIPSQLGWSNIPVWEGQAEGENPFFYRLEVDYDFLELYEIELQDGRNFSKDILTDNGNAYILNRAAVERVGFKEPLGSKFGFNKKLGTVIGVTKDFHFESLHKPITPLGIGVAENGNFNYLSIKLNNEDFKNTLIHIEKVWKEIAPNNPLKYYFFDERLEQLYAKDQQLSKSLKYFSIMALFISCLGIYGLMSFSLKERTKEIGIRNVLGASFMNQVNLLTREILIILLFATIVGGTIGWVFSSNWLNNFAYRSEMGFDIIIYSALITLIMTLVPISFKLLKSITANPVQSLRTE
- the uraA gene encoding uracil permease gives rise to the protein MARRIIGIHEKLPLLESLPLSFQHLTAMFGATILVPILLGVDPAIALFMNGIGTLIYIWVTKGGIPAYLGSSFAFIAPAMLVISAYGGFAHAQSGFIFFGLFFIAISFVVKYYGIRWIDIVMPPAVMGAVVAIIGLELALVAAQMSGLAPWPNAVGQTVQPFVMDTQVVIVSMFTLIVGIIGSVLFKGFMQVIPILFAVVVGYLLAWTLGMVDTVMIANAGWLALPDFQAPVFDLNAIIIIAPACIVVLAEHISHLIVTGKITESDLMKNPGLHRSLLGDGISNVLSGFAGSPPNTTYGENIGVMAITRVYSVWIIGGAALLAIAFSLIGKVSAAISAIPNAVMGGITMLLYGVIAVQGFRIFVEQKVDFSKNSNMVLGAVTFVVGVSGASINIGSVQLKGMAFAAIIGVVLSLVFWSFGKLKMMDKEV
- a CDS encoding alpha-L-fucosidase → MFQKLFICLLFCPTLLQAQDSIAPVSNLQSNKMEWFKDARLGIFIHWGIYAVNGISESWSFYNGYISYEDYMKQTCGFTAKNYDPEYWAKLIKDSGAKYSVITTKHHDGFALWNSKFGELNAVKNSAARKDVLSPFIKALKKENLKVGLYYSLPDWSHADYDIHTKKENRYKIADDPKRWERFLNFYQSQLKELKSAYNPDLWWFDGDWEHNAEEWGINKTRSILFEGSRDVILNSRLCGNGDYETPENGPPVLRPKAKYWELCLTMNDNWGHYPNDKNYKSSQQIIDIFVDCISKGGNLLLNIGPRADGSIPAEQENILKELGKWTGKHQEAIYQTEGGIPHEYFYGPTALSKDSTVLYLYVRDKPNEGQIALKGIINKINRIYVVGNGTVLDHKIFSKVYWSAYPGIAYINVPEDVLDEYYTVLAVILDGKIKLYEEYPSAIESN
- a CDS encoding amidohydrolase family protein, with protein sequence MIIDGHSHACGRFLTADSIIKTLDSNGVDKVILTSGELNSKAEYSLPNIADLFPHRNVVKLTNYLTKFVMKLSGKVKDIPMGNKHVYDLTQKSNGRVIQFIWITTQINNPSDYLDKKRIEWDFKGVKLHQCWEKSSVDSDFFREVAQWAEKNSLPLFIHLSNDSEVAKIIGYKKNHPELKLIVAHLFGLAVFINKNFKDKNLYFDTSPFQLISKKRLIDAIHFAGADNIIFGTDTPYGEKIVSGKA